The following is a genomic window from Bacillota bacterium.
CGAGCAAGTGCAGCGAGATCTGTTCACGCTCGGCGCCGACCTGGCCACCCCGCCCGGCGGCCGCAAAGACGACGCGGTGCCGCGCATCGGTCCCGAACACGTGGAGGCCCTGGAACGGGCCATCGACGAGTTCGACGCGCAGCTGCCGCGCCTGCGCACCTTTATTCTGCCCACGGGCCCGCGGGCCGCGGCCTTGGCCCACGTGGTTCGCACGGTGGTGCGCCGCGCCGAGCGGCGGGCCGTGGCGCTGGCGCGGACCGAACCGGTCTCGCCGGACGTCGTGCGCTACTTGAACCGCCTGTCCGACTTGCTGTTCGTCGTGGCGCGCCTCATCGCCCACCGGGCTGGCGCCGCCGAACAGCCCTGGCAGCCGCGTTGACGGCCCGGAACATGGTCCCGGGCCGTCTTCTGCGCAGCGCCGCGCGTTACTCGATCTCATGCCGCCACGACTCGATGGTGCCGGCGTACTTGTCGAGCACTTCCTCCCGGCGCC
Proteins encoded in this region:
- a CDS encoding ATP:cob(I)alamin adenosyltransferase → MRIYTRTGDGGDTALFSGARVGKDASRVEAYGTVDEANSFIGLLRAEGLDADIDGVLEQVQRDLFTLGADLATPPGGRKDDAVPRIGPEHVEALERAIDEFDAQLPRLRTFILPTGPRAAALAHVVRTVVRRAERRAVALARTEPVSPDVVRYLNRLSDLLFVVARLIAHRAGAAEQPWQPR